The segment TTTAGTTTTTCCTTGATAACGAGGAAGACGATCATAAAGAATTGCGGTTTGTTTAAACCCTACCCAAGCAAATAATCCTTTCATAAAACGGTTACGTTCGGGGATCTGTTTTAAAGCGTTGACAACTCTTCGATCTAACAGACGAAAATCTCCTGTATCTCTGGGAATAGAAACGTTACTCATATTACTAATTACTCGGTAAAACACATCAGCAGTAAAGCGTTTGAGGAAGCTTTCTCCTTGACGCGATCGCCGTTTCGCATAAACCACTTCATATCCTTCTTGCCATTTAGCGATCAGTTCACTGATTAATTCGGGAGGATCTTGTAAGTCTGCATCGATGGGAATAACGGCATTACCTTGAGCATAATCTATTCCGGCGGTTAAAGCAATTTCTTTGCCAAAATTACGGGAAAGTCCAATAACTTTAATTTCTCGATAACGGTGATGATAATCAATTAATTTGATGAGGGTATCGTCCCGACTTCCATCATCAACACAGATAATTTCGTAAGGTAGATTTAAGGAGTTTAAAACTGAGAAAATTCGTTCAAAAAGGTAGTCAATATTGGGAGATTCGTTATAGCAAGGAACAATAATAGAAATTTCCATTGGATTGATTAAATGATTCATGGTTACAGAATAACCTAATTAGACCATTAAAAATGATCAATTGGCTAGAGGTTGCACAGACTCCTTAAATTATTGGATGAACAACTACCTAGATACTAGGTCAAGTTATTTTAGAAATAAGTTAGAATATTTTACAACTTTGTTTCAAGAATATAGTAGTTAGTTTATTTTAAGTTAAATTTTGCATATTCTTGAGATAATTTGACATTTACAGTCGCTGATTATAACATTTTGATAATCAGATCAATAAATCTATGAATCATTCAAATTTTCTTAGAGAAATTAGGGCTTTACTTGTTTTTCTTCAAAGTCTTTGGGGAATTTTATCGGGAATTTCTTTATTTTTTCCTCTTTCAAATGATCTATTACAAATTATCCCTTTAGCAAAACTCACTGATGAATATTGGGGAGAAGGTGCTGCTTTAATGTTTTTATCTCCAAAATTAATCACGACTATAACTACAGTAACTATTTTTTTTTGTTTTACTTAAAAATATCAATAAAAGACAAGAAATAAAATCCATTTCTAGATTAGAAATACGGCAAAGTTCTACTAAATTGTTTGGCTTTGCTCTTGTTACTTTAGTTATTTATCTATTATTTATTTATTTCGTATCTCCTTGGATTGATAGCCAAAAATTTATAGGAATTTATCATATCAAAAGATTGGCAAAAATTCTCAATGATCTTTGTATTTTAGGGTTATATAGTGTTTTTTTTGTTTGATAACTCAAGCTTTTACACTATTAGGAATTAAAGAATTTTGGAGTTCTAAAAACTAATCAATTATACGAATTATTTCTATTCTAAAATCGCTTCTCATAACGCACTCGAAATTCATTAAACCCATAATCATAGGATAACCGAACAAATCCTTTATTTTCTACTTCATAAATAGTTTCTAAAAACGGAACGACTCGAAAATCAGTACTACCAATGGTATCACTAACAGCCGTTTCTATATCATAAATGATGGTTTGAAAAACCATCGGTAAGGCTAATTGAACAATTCCAAATTGGATTAATTGTTCGGTATTTTGTCCTTGTAATGCGTCAGCTAAAACAAATAGTTGTTCGCCTAATAATCGCACAATTTCCCCCTGACTTCGTGGAGGATTACTTGTTAAACTGATAACGGGATTACTCAATAATTGTTCGTCTGGTGTCCCTTGACGTTGATTCGCTAAGAGGGTTAAGCAAGTCTCTAGTTGTTCTAATTCTGCTTCAGAAAAGGTTGTTTCAGTTCGTATGGGTTGAAGCGGATTTCTAATCTGACACACTTCAGTTTGATCTTGATTAAGATTAGGAATTAATTGATTTAAAGAACCTTTAAGGGCTAAATTAATATCAATCCGTTGGACTTTATTTAAACTATCATCAGGAATTTCGCTGGTTTCCCCTGTCCGTAACTGTTTAGTGGTATTAGGAACTTCAGAAACAATGGTTCTTAGTTGCATATCTAATTCAGGGTTTAATAATCCTTGTTCGGGTTGAAAAACCACTTGATTAAGATGACGACGTTCCATAAAAAAGCGAGTTTCAAGAAAATTAATTAATCCTCGATTAATAATAATGCTTCCTTCTGGTTGTAAAGTAGCAAAATTATTGAGATGTCCATTAATAAGTAAATCTCCTCCAAATTGAAATTGATAGATAGGTAAAGATTCTATGGATAGTCCTTGTAAACTGACTCTAAAATCTTGCAATTCAGGGATAAATGCTAGGGATTTTTCTGACTGAATTGCTTGACGACGAATTTTTGACCATTGATTAAAAGCAGCAATAGGTTCTGCTTGATTAGTGTCGGGAGTTTGTGGAATAAAAACTTCCCCATTGGCTAAAATAATTTGACCTCCTACAATGGGTTTAATGGCATTTCCTGTAACAATAATGTTTCCTTCTATTTGTCCATTATACAATCCTTGTAAGTCAATTTTTCCTTGTTGAATGGCAACAGTCAAAGGGGTTTCAATCTGGGAATTAGACTCAAACAAGGGTAAAATTCCGGTCATTGCTAAGGTACTTTTAGCAAAGGTTCCCTGAAGTTGGGGGACTTGTATGGTTTGATCATCAATGATAATTTGTCCAGTAATTGTTAGGGGTTCAGGTAAGGTGGGACTTCTCAATATTATTTGATTTAAGTTAACGTTTCCTTGAGCATTTAAGTCGTATAATCTTAATCCTTGATTGAGATCAATGCGTCCTGTTGCTTTAGCAATAATTTCACCTTCTCCTCCGCTTAAAACAATTTGTTCTTGAGTTAATATACCGATTAATTGTAGTGCGTTGTTATCTAATCTTATATCAATATCAAAGGTATTATTATCAGGGTAAATTGGAAAAGGAACACTGATGGCACTATAGACAAAAGAGGGATCAGTTGTTAATAGTTTAAGCTGTTGATCTTGATAGTTAAATTGTCCAGCAATAATTTGATTTAAAAATCGTCCTTGAAATGACGCATCAACCAGAGAAAATTGTCCTTCAATTTGAGGATTAAACAGTGTTCCTTCTAGTTTACCTGCTAAGTTAATATCACCAGAAATATCAACAGGAATTGGAACAAAGTTACGGGTAGTATCTAGAGATAATCGTTGGATATTCCAATTAGCAGCAATTTGTTCTAAAGAGAATTTTCCGTCTAGAGATAATAAGGTTTCTTTAATTTGTATTTTAGCTGTTTCAATAGTGATCGCACCATTACTTAAATTAGCTTGTAGTTGAACTTGGTTAATGGGAATAAATTTTTGATCTCGAATGACTAACCCTAGGGGTTCAACAATATCAGGAAACGCTTTTTGAGGATGCCATTCCCACTTTTTACCACTGAATGCTACATTAATAGTAGGATTAAATAACGTTCCAGTAAGTGAAATATTTGTGTTAAAACGTCCTCGCAGATCGAGTTCAGTTGGAATTGATCCTGCTTCTCTTTCATTGGCTAATTGACGAATTTTTTGATCAATTATAGCCAGTAAATTGACTTGTTCAGCGATAGTTGTATTAGCATTACCGGCAGATTGAATCCCAATTTTTTCGGATGTAGCATAGTCAATCGGTTGTAATTGAATTAAGTGTAAAAATCGTTCAACATTAGATATTCTTAAAGCAGTTAGTAGATCTTCGATGTAACCTTGTTCAATATCTAAGTTACCTTGTAATGCACCAGATTTTAGGTTGATAGAACCATTGAGATTATAATTGCTTTGTCCTAATATTAATCGAGCATTGCTTAAGGCAGCAATATTGTTGTTATAGCTAACTTCTGCGGTAAATTTTTCTGCTTTAATAAACCCCAATCTGGGTTGTTGGATGGTAATTTTTCCCCATCCTTGAAGCGTAAAGGGATCAATTTCAATTTGAGTATCTAGAGATCCATTTATAACCCCTAAAATACCATACTGTTGACCTGGTGTAATGTTAAATAAGTCTAAAGGAAACGCTTGTATTTGGGTGATTAGTCGATTATTGTGTAGTTTTCCTGTGGCTATAATAGGGATTTGTTCTCCAAAGGTTTGACGTAATTCAAAGGAAACAGGAAGATAAGGAATAGGACAATTGTTTTGATTACAAGCAGTTAATTTAGCTAGGATAGTATCTTGTTTACCTTTTAGATTTAAAGCAATAGTTTTTCCTGGTATTACGTTGAGTTTTCCGCTTAAGCTTGGTTCAAAAATGCGATTATTAATCGCAAAATTAGTTAATTTTAAGTTGCCTAATAATTGTATATTGCCTGGAATATTAGGAGAAGTTAACAAGTTTTTAGCAATGAACTGTCCGGTAAATTGTCCCTTTCCTTTTAAACTAAGTTCTTCGGGGAGTAATTTTTTATCTAAGGGAATAAGAGATATTAATTGTGTTATGGGTAATTGAGCAAAGTTTGAACTAGCATTAACGGATAAATCTATCTTGGTAATATCAGGT is part of the Rippkaea orientalis PCC 8801 genome and harbors:
- a CDS encoding glycosyltransferase family 2 protein, whose product is MNHLINPMEISIIVPCYNESPNIDYLFERIFSVLNSLNLPYEIICVDDGSRDDTLIKLIDYHHRYREIKVIGLSRNFGKEIALTAGIDYAQGNAVIPIDADLQDPPELISELIAKWQEGYEVVYAKRRSRQGESFLKRFTADVFYRVISNMSNVSIPRDTGDFRLLDRRVVNALKQIPERNRFMKGLFAWVGFKQTAILYDRLPRYQGKTKWNYWKLWNFAIDGITSFSMVPLKVWSYLGVILSFLAFLYGIFLIVRTLILGIDVPGYASLMVTTLFLGGIQLISLGVIGEYLGRVYEEVKQRPLYLVRECYGITSQNEMSSSRIYKTNY
- a CDS encoding translocation/assembly module TamB domain-containing protein → MTNITPNPPPEPSESNHLLTRLTNFIKKPSTLIVGGMLLTVGVTTYAGLNYFVHQKLSPLLSRELSKLLQREVKIGEVESFYFNQVRLGFSTIPATKTDTDYLEIKEIMLGFNPFPILIGQPLAVNISLNSPTFYIEQDNTGEWLQLPTIKEGEELNLPIGIKTKVRLNNANIQFRPYGLKKSLNLDLEGEAGYVYQSNNNQWINYDLAANIFQSNFNINGETHLKSWKTQADLTVNQLDLPQLASLVPNLPLTLKSGQVNGNFNLFFNALDKLEENQSLGQVNISSIEANIKPLQVPLKANFNLEFEGKNILFKNTEISLGKLVTQITGSINWQKGYNLNININPITLSNLVKIIPSKLPLKLQGELAGKIKLNGELTNPILTGSINNTKSLLIDQIAIKNLKANFTANLDQVQLQQLQILPTAGGRMTAKGKLETGILKSIQKQEAINWQKMPLLFGFEAQLPTQKLLTPYLQTSQKFSLGNITAKGSITRTVGNPLGKIEWQTPNLIRVSGEQISGQGNLLLSGTNILLKDTVLRSTGGNITVNGLGNFKANQWQTNLTANSFVLNPLLTVACSFISCSDKILSQAIALNKANVNLSGKLNSFEPRTFNGKGNFLINLDGGVVAINSNLSQGNLNATASLSEINLDPFLTTVTVPIKLAQTNVNFSGSIEEIFRDSTFNINSLSANGNLQLVVAGSPINSNFNLGNGIVGLETQISQLALNQVIPNLPIESRLISSNFTLTGNLNSLIKSLGKSPDFTSFQANGTARLAVNNGQVNVTGELNNGQISAMVNLGELSLNKIIPELPVTAQLMGGKINLSSPLTPLLSTTPNLDNLNATINLQLATAQGRINSNTQLHGNQWNTNITGSNLNSALILSQIAPQLSSLEISDLNSKINLSGSLKGIFQGQTTIPIQVNTIAFQTNGQMLKGQGSILLSNLLTKPDITKIDLSVNASSNFAQLPITQLISLIPLDKKLLPEELSLKGKGQFTGQFIAKNLLTSPNIPGNIQLLGNLKLTNFAINNRIFEPSLSGKLNVIPGKTIALNLKGKQDTILAKLTACNQNNCPIPYLPVSFELRQTFGEQIPIIATGKLHNNRLITQIQAFPLDLFNITPGQQYGILGVINGSLDTQIEIDPFTLQGWGKITIQQPRLGFIKAEKFTAEVSYNNNIAALSNARLILGQSNYNLNGSINLKSGALQGNLDIEQGYIEDLLTALRISNVERFLHLIQLQPIDYATSEKIGIQSAGNANTTIAEQVNLLAIIDQKIRQLANEREAGSIPTELDLRGRFNTNISLTGTLFNPTINVAFSGKKWEWHPQKAFPDIVEPLGLVIRDQKFIPINQVQLQANLSNGAITIETAKIQIKETLLSLDGKFSLEQIAANWNIQRLSLDTTRNFVPIPVDISGDINLAGKLEGTLFNPQIEGQFSLVDASFQGRFLNQIIAGQFNYQDQQLKLLTTDPSFVYSAISVPFPIYPDNNTFDIDIRLDNNALQLIGILTQEQIVLSGGEGEIIAKATGRIDLNQGLRLYDLNAQGNVNLNQIILRSPTLPEPLTITGQIIIDDQTIQVPQLQGTFAKSTLAMTGILPLFESNSQIETPLTVAIQQGKIDLQGLYNGQIEGNIIVTGNAIKPIVGGQIILANGEVFIPQTPDTNQAEPIAAFNQWSKIRRQAIQSEKSLAFIPELQDFRVSLQGLSIESLPIYQFQFGGDLLINGHLNNFATLQPEGSIIINRGLINFLETRFFMERRHLNQVVFQPEQGLLNPELDMQLRTIVSEVPNTTKQLRTGETSEIPDDSLNKVQRIDINLALKGSLNQLIPNLNQDQTEVCQIRNPLQPIRTETTFSEAELEQLETCLTLLANQRQGTPDEQLLSNPVISLTSNPPRSQGEIVRLLGEQLFVLADALQGQNTEQLIQFGIVQLALPMVFQTIIYDIETAVSDTIGSTDFRVVPFLETIYEVENKGFVRLSYDYGFNEFRVRYEKRF